The genomic window GGCTAAGAGAGGGCGAATTCCGGGTCTCATACCCAACCCTCGTCTGAAGCGCTTGAAGTGAGGAGGTGCACCATGAAAAGATTTCTTTTTACCCTGAGCTTTGTGCTCCTTGTGTTTTTGTGCGTGCCGTTCGCGTTCTCGGAGGTCAAGAATCCCGATACCTATATCTACCTCTCTATCGGGGAGCCGGACACTCTCGACCCTCATTACGCGTACGATACGGCAAGTGGCGATGTTATTGGCGCCGTGTATGAGAACCTCATTGCGTACAAGGGAGAAAGCGTTACGGAATTCGTCCCTCGCCTGGCAACGGAAGTTCCCACCGTGGAGAATGGCCTTATCCGGGATGGTGGGAAGACGTATGTCTTCCCTATCCGGAAAGGGGTCAAATTCCACAACGGTAACGATTTGACTCCTGAAGACGTTGAGTACAGTTTCGAGCGGGGCATTCTTTTTGACCCTTATGCAGGACCTATGTGGATGCTCATAGAGGCACTCTTTGGATACGGAACCCTTGAGGATTTTGTTCAGGACAAGGTAGGAATTGCGTGGAGCGATATGGTTGATGAGGAAGGGAATCTGAAGAGCGAAGAGTACCGACAGAAGCTCATCGACTTCTACAACACGTACATCGACCCGGCTGTCGAGGTAGAGGGGGATAACGTAGTTTTCCACCTTGTTCGGCCCTTTGCGCCATTCCTGAGCATTCTTGCCCAGAACTCAAGCTGGAGTGCCATCCTTGATAAGGAGACTTGCATCTCCCTTGGCCTTTGGGATGGACAGGCGGATGGATGGTGGAAGTACCACAACTGGAAAAAGGAAAAAAGCCCTCTCTACGAAAAGGCCATTGGTACTGGCCCCTTCAAGCTCCTTGAGTGGGACAGAACCCAGCAGAAGGTGACTCTGGTCCGGAACGATGAGTACTGGGGAGAGAAGCCGAAGCTTGCCAAAGTGATTATCTGGGGTGTCGATGAGTGGAGCACCCGGCGTTCCATGCTCGAGAAAGGAGATGCAGACCAGATTACGACCCCACTCCAGTACCTCGACCAGGTGAAAGACTTACCGGGAGTTGTCATTCGGGAAGGTTCCCGGCTCACCATTACTGCCTTGCATTTTAACTGGAGTGTGGCAAAGGACAGTAAATACCTCGGCAGCGGAAAACTCGATGGCGAGGGTATTCCTCCAGACTTTTTCAGCGACGTACATGTGCGAAAGGCCTTCTCGTACGCTTTCGACTACGATACCTTTATAGAGCAAGTCCTTAAAGGATACGGGCATCGCGTGCCTTCTGTCATTCCAAGAGGGCTTCTTGGCTTTAACGAGAATCTCCCCATGTATCCCTTTGATCTCGAAAAGGCAAAAGAAGAGTTCCAGAAAGCCTGGAATGGAGAGGTTTGGGAGAAGGGATTCAAGCTGACGCTCCTCTACAACACAGGAAATGAAGCGCGCCAGACGGCTTGTGAAATGCTCAAAGAGCACATCGAATCCCTGAACCCGAAGTTCAAGATCGAGGTCCAAGGAGTCCAGTGGCCAACGTACCTCGATGCGTACCGGCAGAGGCAGCTCCCGGCCTTCATCATTGGATGGCTTGCTGACTATCCGGACCCCCACAACTTCATCTTCACCTACTACCACAGTAACGGTGCATACGGAACAACCCAGGGAGAATTGTTCCGAAAGTTTGCCCAGGAGAACCTGGATGCGCTCATTGAGCAGGCGATTGAAGAAACCGATCCCGGTAAGCGGCAGGCACTCTACGAGGAAATTCAAAAGATTGCCTATGAGAATGCCTTGGGGATACCGCTCTACCAGCCGGAGGAAGTTTACGTCATGCGGAGCTGGGTTAAGGGCTGGATGTTCAACCCCATGCGTCCTGGAGAAGCTAACTACGACGGTATCTGGAAAGAGGAGTGAGGTGGTAGTGTACTTGGGCTCCAGGGGGCTATAGCTCTCCTGGAGCCTGGTCGAAAATCATGATTTTCTACATTCTTCGGCGTCTGCTTTTTCTTCCTCTGACTCTTTTTGGTATTTCTCTTCTCCTTTTCCTCATGATTGGTCTTCTCGGACCGTACCAGCGTCTGGCTACCTTTATCAACAGTCCCGAGCGATTGAAGGGAGTTGACGTGGATAGGCTCGTGGAACTCTATGGGCTCAATGACCCCCTTATCATCCAGTACGGTCGGTGGTTGAAAAACCTTTTCCAGGGAAACCTTGGATGGTCCTACGTGGGGAAAGAGCCGGTGCTCTCGGCAATTCTCAAGCGTTTTCCATACACTCTGGAACTCACCCTCTTTGCTGCCATTCCTATCATCCTTCTGGGAACGAACCTTGGAGTTCTTGCGGCACTCCACCACAACAAACCCCTGGATCACGGGTTGCGAATTTTTGCAGTGGTGGGATGGTCATTTCCTGATTTTGTTTTTGGGCTCTTTGTGCTCCTCGTTTTCTATGGGACCCTTGGATGGTTTCCGCCGGGAAACTTGAGCGTCTGGGCAGAGGAAATCGTTAAGTCCCCGTACTTTCGAAGTTTCACGGGCATGCTCACCCTTGATGCCCTTTTGAATGGGCGGTTTGATATCTTTCTTGACGCTTTGCGCCATCTTGCCGGTCCGGTACTCACCCTAACGTACGTGGAATTTGCCTTTCTCCTTCGGATTACCCGTTCCTCTATGCTTGAGGTGCTCCGGAAAGAGTACGTCCGAACAGCCCGTGCAAAGGGGCTTGACGAGCGTGTAGTCATTCACAAGCATGCCAAGCGAAATGCGCTGATTCCTGTGGCTACGGTGAGCGGGCAAACCGTCATCGGCCTTTTGGCCGGGACTGTCATCGTGGAGACGGTTTTCAACCGGACGGGTCTTGGGAGCTTCATTGCCCTCGCCGCCGAGCAGCTTGACTATGCCTCCATCATGGGTGGGACCCTCTTTTTCGGGCTCATCCTCGTTATCGGAAATCTCTGTGTCGATCTCTCCTATGCATTCATCGATCCTCGGGTGAGGCTTGAGTGATGCGAGAGGAAACGAGGAAGGCGTTGCGGCGATTCTTCTCAAACGCTTCCGGGATTTTGGGGGTTGCTCTCCTTGGACTTTTCGCCTTTGTGGCCGTTTCGGCCCCCTTTCTTGCTCCCCCAAAACCTGGACGGGACCCATACTTCATGCCTGTCGTGACCTGGAGTGCTGATCCTATTCCACCTTCTCGGGAGCATCCTTTCGGCATTGCTGGGAAAAGGGATATCTTCTATGGTGTCGTGTGGGGGACGCGCACGGCTTTTCGAATCGGTATCATCGTGACCCTTGCCTCAACGGCTATCGGCCTTTTCGTGGGGTCCCTGGCAGGGTATTTTGGGAAACTTCTCGATGAGGTGCTCATGCGGGTAACTGATATTTTCATGGCCATTCCCTTTCTCGTTGCTGCCATGGTGCTCACCACTGTGCTTGGAACCGGCCTTGATAAAGTGATGATTGCCCTTATTGTCTTTAGCTGGATGTACCCTGCCCGACTCATCCGGGGAAACATTCTCCAGGTCAAGGAGGAACAGTTTGTCCTGGCGGCGAAATCTCTTGGGGTGAGTGACTTTGTTGTCATTCTCCGTCACGTTCTCCCTAACGCCATTTTTCCGGTGCTCATTCAAGCTTCCATGCGTATGGGGTCTCTGGTAATTACTGCGGCGGCTCTGAGTTTCCTTGGCCTTGGAGCACCCCAGGGGTACGCTGACTGGGGTGCGCTCCTCAACTATGCCAGGAATTGGATGCTCGGGGGATACGGGGCAACGTTCAAGTACTGGTACATGATTACTTTCCCCGGGGTGGCCATGGTGCTTTTCGTCCTTGCCTGGAATCTCCTTGGTGACGCCCTGCGCGATGCCTTTGACCCCCGTCTCCGGTGGTGATCTCTCATGCTCCTTGAGGTTCGGAATCTCCGTGTGTACTTCCGAAACGACGAGGGTCAAGAGCTCAAAGCTGTTGACGGGGTGAGCTTTTCTGTTCCCCATGGGAAGACTGTTGCCCTGGTGGGGGAGTCTGGATGTGGTAAGAGCGTGACATCTCTTGCGATTCTGCGTCTTGTTGAGGCTAACGGTCGAATTGCAGGGGGTGAGGTGCTCTTTGAAGGGAAAAATCTCCTCACCCTTCCGGAGAAGGAAATGCAGAAAGTGCGAGGCAAGGACATTGCCATTATTTTCCAGGAGCCTTCTGCAGCCCTCAATCCGGTGTACACGGTGGGAGAGCAAATCATGGAGGCTATTCTCCTGCATCAGTCGGTCTCTCGAGAGAGGGCCCGTGCTCTGGCGGAGGAGATGCTCCGTCTTGTGGGAATTCCCGAACCGAAGAAGCGCCTCAATGAATATCCCCATGAGCTCTCAGGGGGTATGAAGCAACGAGCCATGATAGCCATGGCGCTTTCCTGTCGCCCGAAACTCCTCATCGCTGACGAACCCACAACCTCTCTTGACGTTACTATTCAGGCGCAGATTTTAGCGCTTCTTCGGGATCTCCAGCGCCAAATCGGTATGGCTATTCTTCTCATCACCCATGACCTCGGCATTGTTGCCGATATGGCGGATGAGGTTGTGGTTATGTACGCAGGAAAGGTGGTCGAACGGGGATCGAAATACGATATTTTCAAACACTGCCGCCACCCGTATACCCTTGGGCTTTTGCGTTCTATTCCTCGCCTTGATATTGAGCAGGAAACCCTCGAAACCATTCCTGGCTTTGTACCGGATCCTCTCCATTTCCCCGAGGGCTGCCGATTCCGGGGCCGTTGTTTCCTTGAAGATGAAGCCTGTCTTGCTGAGCCTCCAGAAATCTCTCTTGGTAACGGGCACGTTGTGTACTGTCACCACGTTGCCTCTTTCGCCGAGGTAGCCTATGGGAAGCGGTGAAGTTCTCCTTCGCGTCGAGAATCTGAAGAAGTACTTTCCTCTCCGGGCAGGGGTCTTCAAGAAGGTTGTAGGATGGGTTAGAGCAGTTGATGGAGTGAGTTTTGAGGTATTTTCGGGGGAAACCCTGGGAATTGTGGGAGAGTCGGGATGCGGCAAAAGTACCCTGGGGATGACCATTCTCAGGCT from Candidatus Caldatribacterium sp. includes these protein-coding regions:
- a CDS encoding ABC transporter substrate-binding protein, with translation MKRFLFTLSFVLLVFLCVPFAFSEVKNPDTYIYLSIGEPDTLDPHYAYDTASGDVIGAVYENLIAYKGESVTEFVPRLATEVPTVENGLIRDGGKTYVFPIRKGVKFHNGNDLTPEDVEYSFERGILFDPYAGPMWMLIEALFGYGTLEDFVQDKVGIAWSDMVDEEGNLKSEEYRQKLIDFYNTYIDPAVEVEGDNVVFHLVRPFAPFLSILAQNSSWSAILDKETCISLGLWDGQADGWWKYHNWKKEKSPLYEKAIGTGPFKLLEWDRTQQKVTLVRNDEYWGEKPKLAKVIIWGVDEWSTRRSMLEKGDADQITTPLQYLDQVKDLPGVVIREGSRLTITALHFNWSVAKDSKYLGSGKLDGEGIPPDFFSDVHVRKAFSYAFDYDTFIEQVLKGYGHRVPSVIPRGLLGFNENLPMYPFDLEKAKEEFQKAWNGEVWEKGFKLTLLYNTGNEARQTACEMLKEHIESLNPKFKIEVQGVQWPTYLDAYRQRQLPAFIIGWLADYPDPHNFIFTYYHSNGAYGTTQGELFRKFAQENLDALIEQAIEETDPGKRQALYEEIQKIAYENALGIPLYQPEEVYVMRSWVKGWMFNPMRPGEANYDGIWKEE
- a CDS encoding ABC transporter ATP-binding protein; its protein translation is MLLEVRNLRVYFRNDEGQELKAVDGVSFSVPHGKTVALVGESGCGKSVTSLAILRLVEANGRIAGGEVLFEGKNLLTLPEKEMQKVRGKDIAIIFQEPSAALNPVYTVGEQIMEAILLHQSVSRERARALAEEMLRLVGIPEPKKRLNEYPHELSGGMKQRAMIAMALSCRPKLLIADEPTTSLDVTIQAQILALLRDLQRQIGMAILLITHDLGIVADMADEVVVMYAGKVVERGSKYDIFKHCRHPYTLGLLRSIPRLDIEQETLETIPGFVPDPLHFPEGCRFRGRCFLEDEACLAEPPEISLGNGHVVYCHHVASFAEVAYGKR
- a CDS encoding ABC transporter permease is translated as MIFYILRRLLFLPLTLFGISLLLFLMIGLLGPYQRLATFINSPERLKGVDVDRLVELYGLNDPLIIQYGRWLKNLFQGNLGWSYVGKEPVLSAILKRFPYTLELTLFAAIPIILLGTNLGVLAALHHNKPLDHGLRIFAVVGWSFPDFVFGLFVLLVFYGTLGWFPPGNLSVWAEEIVKSPYFRSFTGMLTLDALLNGRFDIFLDALRHLAGPVLTLTYVEFAFLLRITRSSMLEVLRKEYVRTARAKGLDERVVIHKHAKRNALIPVATVSGQTVIGLLAGTVIVETVFNRTGLGSFIALAAEQLDYASIMGGTLFFGLILVIGNLCVDLSYAFIDPRVRLE
- a CDS encoding ABC transporter permease produces the protein MREETRKALRRFFSNASGILGVALLGLFAFVAVSAPFLAPPKPGRDPYFMPVVTWSADPIPPSREHPFGIAGKRDIFYGVVWGTRTAFRIGIIVTLASTAIGLFVGSLAGYFGKLLDEVLMRVTDIFMAIPFLVAAMVLTTVLGTGLDKVMIALIVFSWMYPARLIRGNILQVKEEQFVLAAKSLGVSDFVVILRHVLPNAIFPVLIQASMRMGSLVITAAALSFLGLGAPQGYADWGALLNYARNWMLGGYGATFKYWYMITFPGVAMVLFVLAWNLLGDALRDAFDPRLRW